Part of the Chaetodon trifascialis isolate fChaTrf1 chromosome 1, fChaTrf1.hap1, whole genome shotgun sequence genome, TGATGTCGACCCccgaaaaataaataaatacaaaatccTCAGTTTGAATAAAGTGATTCATCGGCTTCAATGGGCTCGTCTTCCTTTATTAAATCAACGTTCTTTAGTGAACATAACTCGGTTTTGTTACCATAAATGCCTGTTGGGCAGCAGGCTAACccaataaaataatgatgagGTAAAAATGGCGCCCCGAGGCTTAAAGCTGCTCGACCGCCCTGTTAATACAGGTGCGTGCCTCGCTTTGTGTGAGGCAAGTGGGAGAGtgaactgttgtgtttttgtgtgtgtgtacagaatcGAGTCCCTACCAAAGAGGCGCAGCAAGTGTGGAGCGCCGTACACCTGAGACATCGGCATGTCTGGGTGTTCAGCCAGGATCTCGGCATACTGCGGCCTTTCGAACTTGTACAGCAGCTGAGTGCCCAGCATGACGTTGAAGTACTCCCGAATGCCCGCCACCACCTCGTTTACCGCGTACTCCCTGAGGAGGAAGCGAGAAAAGTCACACATCCCTCATGAGAGAGCTTCCACAGGGGAACTTCAGAGATCACAGCTTTAAGGAGCCATAAAAAACTCTGAGATAGAAAGTAAATCAAAGCTAACGTGATGCCTGCTGCGCTGTGCTGTAGTGCAGCTTAAACAGATGAAAGTCAGCCAGTCGGGCGCGATCACCTGACAAGAAAGAAATTTGAAAAACAGCTTCTACTTTTCACTGATGCCCTTTAAAACTTCCAATACGCGAAAGTTGATTGTCAAAATGTACTAAGACAATCAAATGTGGCCTGTTTAGAAGAGCGTTTGCTTTTCTATAAAGGGgctaaaaagcagaaaacatgtttgttatgGTCATTCAATACTTCATAACTTTGCAGGATGTCTAATTGTGGCTGAGGAGGTGGTTCATAATGTGCATGAATGGCGCCAGGATGTGGTGAAGCTGCCTGTAATTCGTTCCACAGGAGACACAGATGtggaagaatgaatgaatgaatgtgacaGTAGGCACGacgagctgcacacacacatttgatttcCAATTCAGGCATTTATTCTTACTTATTGTCCGAGTTTCCTTTTGATTTCTTGTAGTTTGCATAGTCCTCCAAGACGGTCTCTACATTCTTCTTTGCAGGCAGATGAAACAACTGTAAGCAACACAAAAGGCAGCACGTGAGTTTTAGCCGTCATGGCTGACGTAAAcctacagcaaacacaaacacctgttaGGCTTTGCGTGCGTCTCGTCTTTCACCTGTTTTTGTCGGGTGATCAGGTCCCAGTCGTCCACCAGCCAGGGTTTCAGCTCCTCGGGGATCTTCACTTTCACCTCCACGCGGTTGGTGAACATCTCCTCCTGGTCAAAGACACAAATGTAGATAATTATCATTCTTAAAGGGCTTTTTGTTGATTATTTTAATGAGTGTTTgggagcagctctgcctctccttcacctctataatgtttattttcagccaTGATATCGCAGTATTCCAACACGTCCTTCTTGTTGCTGGAAACTGGCAGCAGGTCTGTGGCTGCTGCCACCGGCCTCCACCCTCAAACGCTCAGGTTTTTAATGACGTAAGTACTGTTATCTTTTGTTGGCGTGTGTGCAGCTCATAATCACATCTGCTACTGGCTTCATGGTGCcaccattttctgctgtttcttgcTTTCTGAGGCAAACTAAACATCTTCTCTCACTCGTGAACTCCCTAGAAAGAACCCTGTGATCAAAGAGTCCCAGCAGTCACCTAATGTGGCCCACAGGGGACAGCAAGCACATTAATGCATAAATAACTGACTCTTCAAACAAATCTGTGAGCAGGATGAcatcagaaagaaaagcaactTTTCCCCCACAGTCCTTCATTTTAAATTACACTTTAAGGGCCCTTTTAGTCTGACGTTTCGATATTTTGCAGGAGAGAACGTCAGTCTGCACTTTTCTGAAAGGTGCAGAAGCCTTGTGATCAAAATGGCTCTTCTAAACTAAGTTAGCACACTTTTTCGGCTTTATATGTGAACAAAATGCCATGCTATGAACGGTTTAAGCTATGGAATCATCTAggtatgttttcatgtgtgtccatgtggaTACCAGTAACGGACGGTACGTACACTCTCCACAGTGGGATCAACCCGAGCCCTCTTCTTCCGTGGTCCCTGGGGTGTTTCTCCGCTGCTGGTACCTTCACCCGGCCCTCCTGGGGCTGAACAAGACAACCATTAAAGCGTGCAAATTGTATAGAAATGAAGGTTAGGGGCTTTCATTAAATGTCGGGCATGCTGTCAAAGTTAAAGCCTCTTCTTGTACTGAACAGATCCATAACGAGATACCTAAAGGGGACGGTGCTTTTAGGCCTAATGGATGACAACAACTCATTATACAGTCTGTCTTTTTATCTGCCAAACAGAAGTGAGAGGACATGTTAATGAAGCAGCACTTCAGTTCTGCGAGGAACTATTAATGTCTTTTTCCTGGTGACTTTCACAGATTCAGGATGCTATGAAGGTGCTTGACACCATGGAGCACATGTTAGATAAAAGACGAAAGATGAAAAGCGGTTCTTCTGAGAATACAGGTAATGTAATAGTTTAAAAGGGATTAATTTAGAAATGTATGACCTGCTGTCACCATATACAGAAAAGGCTGTTCTTTCCACGTCTTTCCGACATGAACGATAAGGTCATCAGAAAGAAGCTCCTGGTCTGCACCGACAGACAAACAACGCTAATGAGACAAAACTCACAAGGCTCATCGTAAACGCCCGAATGCCGATGACACAAATCACTTGAGATTTTGAACCTCTCTTAAATGGCCCATGAATATTttcttcaaatatttaaatgttaCTGTCTCTCATGGTCAGTTAAACAAACTGTCCTTTGATTTTGGGTTAAATGTCATGTAGAAACATTTTACTTACTCTTCTGTTTTGCCTTTTTCACTTTCctacgaggaaaaaaaaacattttaagtgaAAATATGGCATTACATGACACTATCAACTTACATAATGTGTTTACAATACTATTAGACGAGGGAAACTTACAGATCAACATTTTTCTGCTGCACAGCAGCAATCTTCTTGCTTGGTGCTAAACCCCTCATCTTTCCCTCAACATAATGGTCCCTGGGACAGAAAAAAGGATGGATCAatacaaaaatcaacaaatgtttTTATCGACATTTGTCCATACAGTGTTGTGTCAATAGCACTGTTTCAACTCATGAAGCAACTAACAATAAATCTATGCCCAAAATGTAACTGACAACTTACTGATTGGCCTTTTGAAGCTCTTTTTGTTTCGCAAGGTTGCTGTCCACATATTTGAGAACTCTGCTTTCAGGAACCCATTCATCCCAGCTGCAAAAGACATAGCAAAGTCCATAACAAGGAAAATACAAAGCCctcacaacatgcacacacacacacacacacacacacacacacacacacacacacacacacacacacacacacacacacacacacacaggaaatgaaattaATGTGAACCAAGCTGCTCACTTTTTGTTCCATCCGCTGTAATGAATGAAGTATTTAATCTGTTTATCCTTTATGTTGATCTTTACACACtgtaaaacaagaaaacacagatcAGTGGTTCTGACATTTGATCATCTGTTAATgatgaataacacacacacacacacaatcatggcTGAAACTAACAATGAAATATGGTCATGGTCAGTTAATGTGTGGATTGTTTTCTTGATTAgctgtttggtctataaaatgtcagaaaatggtgaaaatcaGTGTTTGCAAAAGCACAAGAGGACGTCCTCTAATGTCCCATTTTGTGCTGAATGCAAAGATATCCAGTGTAAGGTCacaagaaaccagaaaatatccacatttaaGCAACTGAATCAGAgagttttgactgtttttctgaAAAAGGAGATGAATTTAACAGTTGGTAACTATTGAGTAATCGTTGCAGCTCTCTATATAACGTTACTACTGATACAAACCTTTGCCTCATAGAGCAATGGCCCATGAAAGCACAGGACTCTTTCACCTgcgaagacaaaaacaaacgtgaggactgagaggaaaaaagcagacgtgaatactgtatattttagtGTAATAACTCATTAAGACAACCGTGAAGGTCCCCAGCCAAATTGTGAACTAACAGAACCTGGACTGACATTGTTTCAGTGGctcttttgtgtgtctgtcactggCTATCGGAGGTTTGGTTCATGCATAGCACAAataactagctagctaactgttagcataaCGCTAACGTCTGTTTTTCGCCTTTAGCTTAAGTTTAGGATCACGAGCTTTAATATACGTTAATTTGGGGTATGTTTCAAATTAATTCTCCACATTTATGGACAGTAATGAAGGCTCTGTGGCTCTGTCTTTCCCCCCTGGAGACCACTATTGTCGAGCTAGAGCAGtagcatcaacaacaacaaacccgCCCCCTTCCACACCGGATTCATCGGTGCTATTTTTCTGTACCGACCTTCTTGAAATTTAGGTTTAGGGTCCTGTTTTGGCGCCATTCACAGACTCAGCTGATCGGATCTCTGAGTGATCAAATTCGTGCATTGCCAGAGTCCATCTCTTCCAGGCACAAACACCTCCGACATCGGAGCCAAACGAAGGAGAAGCCGAGAATGGCCCGCCTGCTGCTGGGTCACATGACCACCACTCAGAGCCGCGGTGCGTTCAGGTGCTGTCCCTGAAACTCGTAATAGGAAAATTGTCAAACCAAAGAAAGAGTCATACCAAAGATTGAAACTAGTGGTACCTCCtgctcagtttgttttgctgctttcagGGACGATTTGaaaaattaaatggaaaaacGA contains:
- the LOC139334092 gene encoding mortality factor 4-like protein 1, with translation MAPKQDPKPKFQEGERVLCFHGPLLYEAKCVKINIKDKQIKYFIHYSGWNKNWDEWVPESRVLKYVDSNLAKQKELQKANQDHYVEGKMRGLAPSKKIAAVQQKNVDLKVKKAKQKTPGGPGEGTSSGETPQGPRKKRARVDPTVESEEMFTNRVEVKVKIPEELKPWLVDDWDLITRQKQLFHLPAKKNVETVLEDYANYKKSKGNSDNKEYAVNEVVAGIREYFNVMLGTQLLYKFERPQYAEILAEHPDMPMSQVYGAPHLLRLFVRIGAMLAYTPLDEKSLALLLSYLQDFLKYLVKNSSTLFSATDYEVAPPEYHRKAV